In Chroicocephalus ridibundus chromosome 12, bChrRid1.1, whole genome shotgun sequence, a single genomic region encodes these proteins:
- the BHLHE23 gene encoding class E basic helix-loop-helix protein 23, translating into MKGRGLSRSGRPVTKGRSGHEGKVQPVPAPLPARRLRRCPPRTLRLGGGRVPAGPSPRYKGRRGRCPPHCPPPARSGAAGPPTSPPPPPPASPQRRRSAAPPLPAEAMAELKSLGGEAYLALAPGYGPSAFAYGAMRGGGEGPRGTYPGGGGADFHPGALGKSAESSGEQSGEEEDGFEAGVKGGAAFEREGKLKGAAVGKKPKEQRSLRLSINARERRRMHDLNDALDGLRSVIPYAHSPSVRKLSKIATLLLAKNYILMQAQALEEMRRLVAYLNQGQALSAPLPATLNPFGQSAVYPFGGTALPGCPEKCTAFTGAASALCKHCNDKP; encoded by the coding sequence ATGAAGGGAAGGGGCCTGTCACGAAGCGGGAGGCCAGTCACGAAGGGACGGTCCGGTCACGAAGGGAAGGTCCAGCCCGTCCCCgcgccccttcccgcccgccGCCTCAGGCGCTGCCCGCCGCGGACGCTGCGATTGGGCGGCGGGCGCGTCCCGGCGGGCCCCTCTCCGCGATAtaaggggcggcggggccggtgcccgCCTCACTGCCCGCccccggcgcggagcggagcggcggggccgcctacttctcctccgcctcctccacCCGCTTCTCCTcagcggcggcggagcgcggctcccccgctccccgccgagGCGATGGCCGAGCTGAAGTCGCTGGGCGGCGAGGCGTACCTGGCGCTGGCCCCGGGCTACGGCCCCTCGGCTTTCGCCTACGGGGCGatgcgcggcggcggcgagggcccGCGGGGGACTtacccggggggcggcggggcggacTTCCACCCCGGGGCGCTGGGCAAGTCGGCGGAGAGCAGCGGCGAgcagagcggcgaggaggaggacggCTTCGAGGCCGGGGTGAAGGGCGGCGCGGCCTTCGAGCGGGAGGGCAAGCTgaagggggcggccgtggggaagaAGCCCAAGGAGCAGCGCTCGCTGCGCCTCAGCATCAACGCGCGGGAGCGGCGGAGGATGCACGACCTGAACGACGCCCTGGACGGGCTGCGGTCCGTCATCCCTTACGCCCACAGCCCCTCGGTGCGGAAACTCTCCAAAATCGCCACCCTGCTCCTGGCCAAGAACTACATCCTCATGCAGGCCCAGGCGCTGGAGGAGATGCGGCGGCTGGTGGCCTACCTGAACCAGGGCCAGGCGCTGAGCGCCCCGCTGCCCGCCACCCTCAACCCCTTCGGACAGTCGGCCGTCTACCCCTTCGGCGGCACGGCCTTGCCCGGCTGCCCCGAGAAATGCACTGCCTTCACAGGAGCCGCCTCTGCCCTCTGCAAACACTGTAACGACAAGCCCTGA